A section of the Pedobacter sp. HDW13 genome encodes:
- a CDS encoding FecR family protein — protein sequence MDINSTPINEDLLAKYLLGEATVPESEQVERWAKSAPENLKQLTDFKTILEKSKLHTDSGINEQDALARLNLRLEREAKTKIWGYKTFLPWVAVLAIVFTAGLFAYKNLVANKIEVASSATTLTQVLPDGSTVILNKQSALSFVGGFFNKTRQVKLRGEAFFKVSANKAKPFIIDVNQVRVTVVGTAFNIKSSNKQTVVIVESGVVKVNNQQDSVRLTAGEKVEVTQNQTKLFKRESQGKLYNYYYTGELICNGTPLGELVPVLNEKFKANIIIVNPAIKTLPISTTFKNEKLNEILDVVAQTLKINVEYGQGIIKLK from the coding sequence ATGGATATAAATTCTACACCTATAAATGAAGATTTACTGGCAAAATACCTGCTTGGTGAGGCTACTGTGCCCGAAAGCGAGCAGGTAGAACGTTGGGCTAAATCGGCTCCCGAAAACCTTAAACAATTAACCGATTTCAAGACAATCCTGGAGAAAAGTAAGTTACATACTGATTCAGGAATTAACGAGCAGGATGCTTTAGCGCGGTTAAACCTTCGTTTAGAAAGAGAGGCTAAAACCAAAATTTGGGGTTATAAGACTTTTTTGCCTTGGGTAGCTGTTCTTGCTATTGTTTTTACTGCAGGCCTTTTTGCTTATAAAAATTTGGTGGCGAATAAAATTGAAGTGGCAAGCAGTGCCACAACTTTAACCCAGGTATTGCCCGATGGCTCTACAGTGATCCTGAACAAGCAATCCGCTTTGTCGTTTGTGGGTGGTTTTTTCAATAAAACCCGGCAGGTAAAGCTTAGAGGCGAGGCCTTTTTTAAAGTGAGTGCCAATAAAGCAAAGCCTTTTATTATTGATGTTAACCAGGTTCGGGTAACGGTTGTAGGTACCGCGTTTAACATAAAAAGCAGCAATAAACAAACGGTGGTGATTGTAGAAAGTGGTGTGGTGAAAGTAAACAATCAACAAGACAGTGTACGTTTAACCGCTGGTGAGAAGGTAGAAGTTACCCAAAATCAAACCAAATTATTTAAACGCGAAAGCCAGGGTAAACTCTACAATTATTATTACACGGGCGAGTTGATTTGTAATGGTACACCTCTTGGCGAACTGGTACCGGTGCTTAACGAAAAGTTCAAAGCCAATATCATAATTGTTAATCCAGCTATTAAAACATTGCCGATTAGCACCACCTTTAAAAACGAAAAGTTAAACGAAATTTTAGACGTAGTGGCCCAAACTTTAAAAATTAATGTCGAATATGGTCAGGGAATCATTAAACTGAAATAG
- a CDS encoding RNA polymerase sigma-70 factor, which translates to MESNGTHLLGLIKSGNKQAFDEVFLMHFKNLHAYAFTIVKERDDAEEIVQNVFVRIWARREQLKADGFLKSFLYRAVHNESLNYLKHQKVRSNFNVHYANAVKNEMGNLNTEIAVTELEKNIHSAINDLPEKCRNVFQLSRFDQMKYQEIAAALNISVKTVENQMGKALKILRHRVADFLILIFILLK; encoded by the coding sequence ATGGAAAGTAACGGTACTCATCTTCTCGGTTTAATTAAAAGCGGTAATAAGCAGGCCTTCGACGAAGTGTTTTTAATGCATTTCAAAAATCTGCATGCTTATGCTTTTACAATAGTTAAAGAACGCGATGATGCCGAAGAGATTGTTCAGAATGTGTTCGTACGTATCTGGGCCCGTCGCGAACAACTTAAAGCAGATGGCTTTTTAAAATCGTTTCTGTATCGGGCTGTACACAATGAGAGTTTAAACTACCTCAAACATCAGAAAGTGAGATCGAATTTCAATGTACATTATGCCAATGCTGTAAAAAACGAGATGGGAAATTTAAATACAGAAATTGCAGTCACCGAACTGGAGAAAAATATCCATTCGGCAATTAATGATCTGCCCGAGAAATGCCGCAATGTATTTCAGCTGAGCAGGTTCGATCAGATGAAATATCAGGAAATAGCCGCTGCGCTTAACATTTCAGTTAAAACTGTAGAAAACCAAATGGGCAAGGCCTTAAAAATTTTACGCCACCGCGTTGCCGATTTCCTGATCCTCATTTTTATTCTTTTAAAATAA
- a CDS encoding SDR family oxidoreductase: MKQLTALITGASEGLGKSFAIEWARRGLNLVLVALPNSGLEYLANYLRVNFNSKVYCIEIDLTESTSASQIFQRLNTGGIEVNVLINNAGLGNWSWFEDKNADFYRTQIDLNITNTVLLTRLFLNHIDKANESYILNVGSLGGHFIVPKKQVYGATKSFIGYFTRCLQLELSGTNVHISLLSPGGINTKPELLVMNHTLKGFAKATILEADYVAKTAIDGMLKRKKEIIPGFANRFLVVLDKIIPGFLKEIIIRRKLKSILTA; encoded by the coding sequence ATGAAACAGTTAACAGCATTAATTACGGGGGCAAGCGAAGGTTTAGGGAAATCTTTTGCCATTGAATGGGCACGGCGTGGCCTTAATCTGGTGTTGGTTGCTTTGCCAAACAGCGGACTTGAATATTTGGCAAACTACCTGCGGGTTAATTTTAACAGCAAGGTGTATTGTATCGAAATAGACTTAACCGAAAGTACTTCGGCCAGCCAGATATTCCAAAGATTGAACACAGGAGGGATTGAAGTAAATGTTTTAATCAACAATGCCGGTTTGGGTAACTGGTCGTGGTTTGAAGATAAAAACGCCGATTTTTACCGCACACAGATCGATCTTAATATTACCAATACTGTTTTGCTAACCCGATTGTTTTTAAACCATATTGATAAAGCTAATGAAAGCTATATTTTAAATGTAGGGAGTTTAGGTGGCCATTTTATCGTGCCCAAAAAGCAGGTTTATGGAGCTACCAAATCATTTATTGGCTATTTTACGCGCTGCCTGCAGCTCGAGCTTAGTGGTACCAATGTGCACATTAGTTTACTTAGTCCGGGGGGGATTAATACCAAACCCGAATTGCTGGTGATGAACCATACTTTAAAAGGTTTTGCCAAAGCCACCATTTTAGAAGCCGATTATGTTGCCAAAACAGCTATTGATGGGATGCTTAAGCGAAAAAAGGAAATAATTCCTGGTTTTGCCAACCGCTTTTTAGTTGTGCTGGATAAAATAATCCCCGGCTTTTTAAAAGAAATTATAATAAGGCGTAAATTGAAGTCGATTTTAACAGCATAG
- a CDS encoding SDR family NAD(P)-dependent oxidoreductase, translating into MEAINHKYLRVLVTGASGFIGRKLCLSLAETGYDVVALCRDTEHPYLIRHRNIHFVKGDILDVKSLEKAMKGCAQVYHTAAMAKMWCKNETDFYDVNVTGTANVLSCALKMGVDRVVHTSTCGVWGPTLNLPVSENDPRAVGFPISYERTKYLAELEVKAFVQRGLEVVIVNPSRVYGDGPITDSNTVSKMVTGYIGGTWHFIPGDGKAIANYAFVDDVVNGHIAAMQHGRNGERYILGGEDVSFNGFFNTLKQITGKKHNLYKIPVSIIKAYSMLEFLKNRLFNLTPFFLPEFADRLKCNQQYCSNKAIAELNYHITPFAVGLGKTVSHFQRN; encoded by the coding sequence ATGGAAGCAATTAATCATAAATACCTCAGGGTGCTGGTAACTGGTGCTTCGGGTTTCATTGGCCGTAAACTCTGCCTGAGTCTAGCCGAAACAGGTTACGATGTGGTTGCCCTTTGCCGCGATACCGAACATCCTTATCTGATCAGGCACCGCAATATCCACTTTGTAAAAGGCGATATTTTAGACGTTAAAAGTTTAGAAAAAGCCATGAAAGGCTGTGCTCAGGTTTACCATACCGCCGCAATGGCTAAAATGTGGTGTAAAAACGAAACCGATTTTTACGATGTAAATGTAACCGGTACCGCTAATGTTTTAAGTTGTGCCCTTAAAATGGGGGTAGACCGGGTGGTGCATACTTCAACCTGTGGTGTTTGGGGCCCAACGCTTAACCTTCCGGTTTCCGAAAATGATCCACGGGCAGTAGGTTTTCCGATTAGCTACGAACGTACCAAATACCTGGCCGAACTGGAGGTAAAGGCTTTTGTGCAGCGAGGGCTTGAAGTGGTTATTGTAAATCCTTCACGTGTGTACGGCGATGGGCCGATAACCGATAGCAATACCGTGAGCAAAATGGTTACCGGCTATATTGGCGGTACCTGGCATTTTATTCCTGGCGATGGAAAAGCCATTGCCAATTATGCATTTGTTGATGATGTGGTTAACGGGCATATAGCCGCAATGCAGCATGGCCGAAATGGGGAAAGGTATATTTTGGGTGGCGAAGATGTTTCTTTTAACGGTTTTTTTAATACACTGAAACAAATAACGGGGAAAAAACACAACCTGTATAAAATACCAGTAAGTATCATTAAAGCATATAGCATGCTCGAATTTTTAAAAAACAGGCTTTTTAACTTAACACCATTTTTTCTTCCCGAATTTGCCGACCGTTTAAAGTGTAATCAGCAATATTGCAGCAATAAAGCCATTGCCGAATTAAACTATCACATTACACCCTTTGCCGTTGGATTGGGAAAAACAGTTAGCCATTTTCAGCGAAATTAA
- a CDS encoding DUF6134 family protein, whose amino-acid sequence MIPALVIWLCKKYILPRLNKKSSLSSAARFSKPATLAILLLALNFSAFAHNFSQVYHIKHNGEVIGKLAFSQNTDGENTYLKITSQVSTRFVFKIDVLTEDLAHFKNGRLISSAVSRSVNGKAKERKKTIFQNDVYQLQSGNKFNSLSQTIAFNMMLLYTTEPVFINQVYSDNFQCFLPIKKQAAHQYRINLPDGNYNDYYFENGVCKLVVVNHSLYTIKMELV is encoded by the coding sequence ATGATTCCAGCATTAGTAATTTGGCTGTGTAAGAAATACATTCTGCCAAGGTTAAACAAAAAAAGCAGTTTAAGCAGCGCCGCACGGTTTTCTAAGCCGGCAACTCTGGCGATATTGTTGCTTGCCTTAAATTTTTCTGCATTTGCGCATAATTTTAGTCAGGTTTATCACATTAAGCACAATGGCGAGGTTATCGGTAAACTTGCTTTCAGTCAAAATACCGATGGCGAAAATACCTACCTTAAAATTACCTCGCAGGTAAGTACCCGTTTTGTATTCAAAATCGATGTGCTGACTGAAGATCTGGCCCACTTTAAAAATGGCCGGTTAATTTCATCAGCTGTAAGTCGTTCGGTTAACGGTAAAGCAAAAGAGCGTAAGAAAACCATTTTCCAAAACGATGTTTATCAGTTGCAGTCGGGCAATAAATTCAACAGTTTAAGTCAGACCATTGCTTTTAATATGATGTTGCTTTATACCACCGAGCCTGTGTTCATCAACCAGGTTTATTCAGATAATTTTCAATGCTTTTTGCCCATCAAAAAACAGGCAGCACACCAATACCGGATTAATTTGCCCGATGGGAATTATAACGATTATTATTTTGAAAACGGAGTGTGCAAGCTGGTAGTTGTTAATCATTCGCTATACACCATAAAAATGGAACTGGTTTAG
- a CDS encoding glyoxalase superfamily protein: protein MNSFIPLFKVRDMRAAIQFYTEVLDFRMTWPDDTTDSPVVDLGHENMELQITTYESDSLFGSVVYVYVRDVDFLFAKFVSRGLKGKSGSPVHQGPVDQTWGRREFYVTDLDGNTLRYCQYIA from the coding sequence ATGAACAGTTTCATCCCCTTATTTAAAGTCCGCGATATGCGCGCAGCGATTCAGTTCTATACCGAAGTGCTGGATTTTCGCATGACCTGGCCTGATGATACGACGGATTCGCCGGTCGTTGATCTTGGTCACGAAAACATGGAATTGCAAATTACCACCTACGAAAGCGACAGTCTATTTGGTTCAGTTGTTTATGTGTATGTTCGGGACGTAGATTTTTTATTTGCCAAATTTGTGAGCCGTGGTTTAAAAGGGAAAAGCGGATCGCCTGTGCATCAGGGGCCAGTTGATCAAACCTGGGGCAGGCGGGAATTTTATGTGACCGATCTAGATGGCAATACGCTACGTTATTGTCAATATATAGCCTAA
- a CDS encoding isoleucyl-tRNA synthetase, whose product MIRLLKLQKAVWVLVLGILTYIAYKILETYEVSGSRYVQMLAGVLVMAGALWMLYPILFAKKDNDGNAEIITDPTVEIPEDEEEDKPVKE is encoded by the coding sequence ATGATCAGGCTCTTAAAGTTACAAAAAGCAGTTTGGGTGCTCGTTTTAGGCATCTTAACCTACATTGCCTATAAAATTTTAGAAACTTACGAGGTAAGTGGTAGCCGTTACGTACAAATGCTGGCCGGGGTTTTGGTTATGGCTGGCGCTTTATGGATGTTGTACCCCATTCTTTTTGCCAAAAAAGATAATGATGGCAATGCCGAAATTATTACCGACCCAACAGTAGAAATTCCCGAAGATGAGGAAGAAGATAAGCCGGTAAAAGAGTAG
- the ileS gene encoding isoleucine--tRNA ligase, whose amino-acid sequence MYSEFKQLELAKIGQEILDFWKKENIFEKSISSRPKSNPFTFYEGPPSANGMPGIHHVMARAIKDIFCRYKTIKGYQVKRKAGWDTHGLPVELGTEKELGITKEDIGRTISIEDYNEACKKTVMRYTDVWNDLTEKMGYWVDMDDPYITYKSKYMESVWWLLKQIYDKGLIYKGYTIQPYSPKAGTGLSSHEVNQPGAYRDVTDTTIVAQFKAIADTLPAFLQSFGDIYLMAWTTTPWTLPSNTALTVGPKIDYVLVKTFNQYTFLPTNVILAKNLVGKQFSKVFFESTEAGDFANFKAGDKKIPYKILTECKGSELVGIRYEQLLTYALPYQSPENAFRVISGDFVTTEDGTGIVHTAPTFGADDAKVAKEAIPEIPPMLVLDDNEIAVPLVDLQGRFTKHVGPFAGKYVKNEYYNAGEAPEKSVDVEIAILLKEENKAFKVEKYVHSYPHSWRTDEPLLYYPLDSWFIKVTDVKDRMFDLNETINWKPKSTGEGRFGNWLKNANDWNLSRSRYWGIPLPIWRTEDKKEEVLIGSVEELYNAIEKSIAAGFQKENPFKGFEIGNMSEENYDLIDLHKNVVDGIVLVSPSGKPMNRESDLIDVWFDSGAMPYAQWHYPFENKDTIDGNEDFPADFIAEGVDQTRGWFYTLHAISTLVFDKVAYKNVVSNGLVLDKNGQKMSKRLGNAADPFQTINEYGADATRWYMISNANPWDNLKFDIEGIAEVRRKFFGTLYNTYAFFALYANIDKFEIDKNNLSKVEDRTELDRWILSLLQNLINEVDENYNTYEPTKATRAIQAFVDEHLSNWYIRLSRRRFWKGEMTDDKRAAYETLYTCLETLAQLMSPVAPFFADWLYRNLTITDAYASESVHLTLWNDADENLIDNALNERMLYAQDISSMVLSLRKKSGINVRQPLAKILIPSLNGDFEQKISKVADYILSETNVKHIEFITDTHGIVKKKLKPNFKSLGKKVGKDMATVKEALENANQDDIQRLEVDGFIVVVGSNNIQHAIDLNDDVEIFAEDIPGWQVTNLGSLTVALDVTITEELKQEGISRELVNRIQNLRKELNFEVTDRIKVSLQNDNLVANAVAGNKAYICDEILADTLELTDTVNNANKIVIDDVELSISVTKI is encoded by the coding sequence ATGTATAGCGAATTTAAACAACTGGAACTTGCCAAAATAGGGCAAGAAATACTGGATTTCTGGAAAAAGGAAAATATCTTTGAAAAAAGCATTTCATCCCGCCCGAAATCTAATCCATTTACTTTTTACGAAGGTCCACCTTCTGCCAATGGCATGCCGGGGATTCACCACGTAATGGCGCGAGCGATTAAGGATATTTTTTGCCGTTACAAAACAATTAAGGGCTATCAGGTTAAAAGAAAAGCTGGCTGGGATACCCACGGCCTACCCGTTGAATTGGGGACCGAAAAAGAATTGGGCATTACCAAAGAAGATATTGGCCGAACAATTTCTATTGAAGACTATAACGAAGCCTGTAAAAAAACAGTGATGCGCTACACTGATGTGTGGAATGATTTGACTGAAAAAATGGGCTATTGGGTAGATATGGATGATCCGTATATTACCTACAAGTCGAAATATATGGAATCGGTTTGGTGGCTTTTAAAACAGATTTACGATAAAGGATTAATCTATAAAGGTTATACCATCCAACCGTATTCGCCAAAAGCCGGAACTGGCTTAAGTTCTCATGAAGTGAACCAGCCAGGTGCTTACCGCGATGTTACAGATACCACGATTGTTGCTCAGTTTAAAGCAATAGCAGATACTTTACCTGCCTTTTTACAATCATTTGGCGATATTTATTTAATGGCATGGACTACAACTCCATGGACTTTACCATCGAATACTGCCTTAACCGTAGGGCCAAAAATCGACTATGTTTTAGTTAAAACTTTTAACCAGTATACCTTTTTGCCAACGAATGTAATTTTGGCAAAAAACCTGGTTGGCAAACAATTCAGCAAAGTTTTCTTTGAAAGCACTGAAGCCGGAGATTTTGCAAATTTTAAAGCTGGTGATAAGAAAATACCTTACAAGATTCTGACTGAATGTAAAGGATCGGAGTTGGTTGGAATCAGATATGAACAACTTTTAACCTACGCATTACCTTATCAAAGCCCTGAAAATGCTTTCCGGGTAATTTCTGGAGATTTTGTTACCACAGAAGACGGTACCGGTATTGTACATACTGCACCTACCTTTGGTGCGGATGATGCTAAAGTTGCTAAAGAAGCGATTCCGGAAATTCCACCCATGCTGGTTTTGGATGACAACGAAATTGCGGTTCCTTTAGTCGATTTGCAAGGACGGTTTACCAAACATGTTGGCCCTTTTGCAGGTAAATATGTAAAAAACGAATATTATAATGCTGGCGAAGCTCCTGAGAAATCAGTAGATGTAGAAATTGCCATCTTATTAAAGGAAGAGAATAAAGCTTTTAAAGTAGAAAAATACGTACACAGTTATCCACACAGCTGGAGAACTGACGAGCCTCTTTTATATTATCCTTTAGACTCCTGGTTCATTAAAGTAACTGATGTTAAAGACAGAATGTTCGACTTGAATGAAACCATCAACTGGAAACCAAAATCTACCGGCGAAGGCCGTTTCGGAAACTGGCTCAAAAATGCGAACGACTGGAATTTATCCAGATCGAGATATTGGGGAATTCCATTGCCTATCTGGAGAACGGAAGATAAAAAAGAAGAAGTATTAATTGGTTCGGTTGAAGAACTTTACAACGCCATTGAAAAATCAATCGCAGCAGGTTTCCAGAAGGAAAATCCATTTAAAGGATTTGAAATCGGAAACATGTCTGAAGAAAATTATGACCTGATTGATTTGCACAAGAATGTTGTTGATGGCATTGTTTTGGTTTCTCCATCAGGCAAACCCATGAACCGCGAAAGTGATTTAATTGACGTTTGGTTTGATAGCGGCGCCATGCCTTATGCGCAATGGCACTACCCTTTCGAAAACAAAGACACCATTGATGGCAATGAAGACTTCCCGGCAGATTTTATTGCTGAAGGTGTAGACCAAACCCGTGGATGGTTTTATACCTTGCATGCAATTTCTACACTTGTTTTTGATAAAGTAGCCTACAAAAACGTAGTTTCGAATGGATTGGTGTTGGACAAAAACGGACAAAAAATGTCTAAACGTTTGGGCAATGCCGCAGATCCGTTCCAAACGATAAACGAATATGGTGCTGATGCTACGCGTTGGTACATGATTTCTAATGCGAACCCATGGGATAACTTAAAATTCGATATCGAAGGGATTGCAGAAGTTCGCCGTAAATTCTTCGGTACGCTTTACAACACCTATGCTTTCTTTGCCTTATATGCAAATATCGATAAATTCGAGATCGACAAGAATAACCTGAGCAAGGTTGAAGACCGCACGGAACTGGATCGTTGGATTTTATCGCTGTTGCAAAATTTAATCAACGAAGTTGATGAAAATTACAACACTTACGAACCTACAAAAGCTACCCGTGCCATTCAGGCCTTTGTCGATGAGCATTTGAGTAACTGGTACATCAGGTTAAGTCGCCGCCGTTTCTGGAAAGGTGAAATGACCGATGATAAGCGTGCTGCTTACGAAACACTTTATACCTGTTTGGAAACTTTGGCCCAGTTAATGAGTCCGGTTGCGCCGTTCTTTGCAGATTGGTTATACAGAAATTTAACCATTACTGATGCTTACGCTTCAGAATCAGTACACTTAACATTATGGAATGACGCCGATGAGAACTTAATTGATAATGCACTGAACGAAAGAATGCTATATGCACAGGATATTTCTTCGATGGTTTTATCATTGCGTAAAAAATCGGGCATTAATGTACGTCAGCCTTTAGCTAAAATCTTAATTCCTTCGCTAAACGGCGATTTTGAACAAAAAATCTCAAAAGTTGCCGATTATATTCTTTCAGAAACCAATGTAAAGCATATCGAGTTTATTACCGATACACATGGCATTGTGAAGAAAAAACTGAAACCTAACTTTAAATCGTTAGGTAAAAAGGTGGGTAAGGATATGGCTACCGTTAAGGAAGCTTTAGAAAATGCAAATCAGGATGATATCCAACGCTTAGAAGTTGATGGTTTTATCGTTGTAGTTGGCAGCAATAACATTCAGCATGCTATCGATTTAAATGACGACGTAGAAATTTTTGCGGAAGATATTCCGGGATGGCAGGTAACCAACCTGGGCAGTTTAACAGTAGCACTTGATGTGACCATTACTGAAGAACTTAAACAGGAAGGTATTTCGCGTGAGCTGGTTAACCGCATCCAGAATTTACGTAAAGAATTGAATTTTGAAGTAACCGACAGGATTAAAGTTTCGTTACAAAATGATAACTTGGTGGCGAATGCTGTGGCTGGTAACAAAGCCTACATTTGCGACGAAATCTTAGCTGATACACTAGAATTAACAGATACTGTAAATAATGCAAACAAAATCGTGATAGATGATGTTGAGTTAAGCATTTCGGTAACTAAAATATAA
- a CDS encoding TraR/DksA C4-type zinc finger protein: MENSNKTRYSDSELQEFKELIQDKLRMAKEELNALTASLSNPNANGTEDTSGAYKTLEDGSATMEKEQINQLAARQKKFIDNLENALVRIENKTYGICRETGKLIQKERLRAVPHATLSMEAKLKQG, encoded by the coding sequence ATGGAAAACAGTAATAAAACGCGCTACTCAGACAGTGAACTTCAGGAATTTAAAGAATTAATTCAAGATAAATTGCGCATGGCAAAAGAGGAACTTAATGCATTAACTGCATCTTTAAGCAATCCGAACGCCAATGGTACAGAAGATACTTCAGGTGCTTACAAAACATTAGAAGATGGTTCGGCAACAATGGAGAAAGAGCAAATCAATCAATTGGCTGCCCGTCAGAAAAAGTTTATCGATAACCTGGAGAATGCCCTGGTACGTATTGAAAACAAAACTTATGGTATTTGCCGCGAAACCGGTAAACTGATCCAGAAAGAACGTTTACGTGCTGTACCACATGCTACTTTAAGTATGGAAGCTAAACTAAAGCAGGGTTAA
- a CDS encoding lipoprotein signal peptidase — protein sequence MKGYTKPLIVIFLVLLADQLIKTWVKTHMYLGQEFHIIGKWCIIHFTENNGMAFGMEFGGEFGKLALSLFRIAAVGGIGYGLHYLIKHKYHRGLILNVALIFSGALGNIIDSVFYGKIYGYESWFHGRVVDMFYFPIAEGHFPTWLPIWGGEEFVFFRPVFNLADAAISIGVILILIFQKNYFKEDVKDDVSINSEIVED from the coding sequence ATGAAAGGCTATACAAAACCTTTAATTGTTATCTTTTTGGTTTTATTGGCCGATCAGCTGATTAAAACCTGGGTAAAAACACATATGTACCTTGGACAGGAGTTCCACATTATCGGAAAATGGTGTATTATCCATTTCACCGAAAATAACGGGATGGCCTTTGGAATGGAGTTTGGCGGCGAATTTGGTAAACTGGCTTTATCGCTTTTCCGCATTGCAGCGGTAGGTGGTATTGGTTATGGCTTACACTACTTAATTAAACATAAATACCACCGCGGATTGATCTTAAATGTGGCCCTGATTTTTTCGGGTGCATTGGGAAACATTATCGATTCGGTTTTTTATGGCAAAATTTATGGCTACGAAAGCTGGTTCCATGGTCGTGTGGTAGATATGTTCTATTTCCCGATTGCTGAAGGACATTTCCCTACCTGGTTACCCATTTGGGGAGGCGAGGAGTTTGTTTTCTTCAGACCTGTTTTTAACCTTGCTGATGCAGCCATTTCGATTGGTGTAATACTTATCCTGATCTTCCAGAAAAACTACTTTAAAGAAGATGTAAAGGATGATGTGAGCATTAACAGTGAGATTGTAGAGGATTAA
- a CDS encoding DUF4269 domain-containing protein, which yields MINFLNISYLQSGNEKQQQAYQVLTAHQILEKLTAFSPILTGTIPINIDIESSDLDIICYVQDKATFTKILTDLFQNEKGFMITENPSFQSIKANFFIEGFEFEIFGQSIPTTQQNAYRHMLIEHQILLEKGETFRQEIISLKKQGIKTEPAFAQLLGMTGNAYQELLKLALSGEGFNIKT from the coding sequence ATGATCAACTTCCTCAACATTTCCTATCTCCAATCCGGGAACGAAAAGCAACAGCAAGCTTATCAGGTTTTGACCGCACATCAGATACTCGAAAAACTAACGGCCTTCAGCCCTATTCTCACCGGCACCATCCCGATAAACATCGATATAGAAAGCAGCGATTTGGATATTATATGCTATGTGCAGGATAAAGCAACATTCACTAAAATATTAACTGATCTCTTCCAAAACGAAAAAGGCTTTATGATTACCGAAAACCCAAGCTTTCAATCCATCAAAGCCAATTTCTTTATTGAGGGTTTTGAATTCGAAATCTTCGGACAATCCATACCAACAACTCAGCAAAATGCTTACCGCCACATGCTGATAGAACACCAGATTTTGTTGGAAAAGGGCGAGACCTTCAGGCAGGAAATTATCAGCTTAAAAAAACAGGGCATTAAAACCGAACCTGCCTTTGCACAACTGCTCGGTATGACCGGAAATGCTTATCAGGAATTATTGAAATTAGCATTGAGTGGTGAAGGATTTAATATTAAAACATAG
- a CDS encoding DUF1080 domain-containing protein — protein MKLYTILLLFVTFNLSTFAQKSLFNGKDLKGWHVDVPAMDKKPDTINPFIVRSGMLVSLGTPGGHLITDKIYKNYQLTVQYRFAGKPGNCGVLVHASTPRALYGMFPKSLEVQMQHKDAGDFWCIEEDITVPDMLARRGPKENWGVNGDKLRRIKNLTDGSEKPLGEWNTMIIQCLNNEVKVWVNGALVNYGTNCTASSGQIALQAEGSEVEFKQLDIKPIKELSKS, from the coding sequence ATGAAATTATACACCATCCTGCTTCTATTCGTTACTTTTAACTTATCTACATTTGCTCAAAAGAGCCTTTTTAACGGCAAAGATTTAAAAGGCTGGCATGTAGATGTACCTGCAATGGATAAGAAACCAGACACCATTAATCCGTTTATTGTTCGCAGTGGTATGCTGGTAAGTTTAGGCACACCAGGTGGTCATTTAATAACCGATAAAATTTATAAAAACTACCAATTAACCGTACAGTACCGTTTTGCCGGCAAACCTGGCAACTGTGGTGTTTTAGTACACGCCTCAACCCCAAGGGCATTATACGGCATGTTTCCAAAATCTTTAGAAGTACAAATGCAACATAAAGATGCCGGCGATTTCTGGTGCATTGAAGAAGACATTACTGTACCCGATATGCTTGCCAGACGTGGGCCAAAAGAGAACTGGGGCGTAAACGGCGATAAACTGCGCCGCATTAAAAACCTAACCGATGGCAGCGAAAAACCACTTGGCGAATGGAATACCATGATTATCCAATGTTTAAATAACGAAGTTAAAGTTTGGGTAAATGGTGCCCTGGTAAATTATGGCACCAATTGTACCGCAAGCAGCGGGCAGATTGCCTTGCAGGCGGAAGGCAGTGAGGTAGAATTTAAACAACTGGATATTAAACCCATTAAGGAATTATCTAAATCTTAA